The genomic interval ggtggccactagtggaattaacttttaatagtgataaggtatagctaagagtggtccagaccaaccttacgaaagtatgacttaaagaaggtattcttaactaagttcgtttcgggaaacacatattaacgttaagggataccttaaggtataacttaagaatgacgtagagttaagaaggtttcgggaaatgcagcccaaaGTAGAGTAAATCTActtgcactatgcaactttccgtccgctagagggcgcctattcaaaacaaaggcatagtttgatgacgccaagtttaaTCGCAGCATCTTGGggcatgtggtcttcacctcaccgccggtgggaaagaatcgggataggactcatgttcatggatgcggttattaacgttactgtagtgtaaagcagagcaggactgagtgttgatgagctgagcacggctgctggagcgattgttaatgagatgaacaacacacggctcgcgagcagcgggacttttattatgacgggacacagtcgctgggCGCTATTTCCACTTTTCCAGTCATGGGTATGacgtaaagcagctctgtttattatatagatatatttgggtgttaaaggtcccgttctttgcctgttttcgaagctttgattatgtttacagtgtgcaatataacatgagttcatgtttcgcgtgtaaaaaaactgtatttttcacactatttacttatctgtacagcgctgtttcctctgtcctaaaaacggcctgatgatttccttgttctatgaagtccctccttcagaaatatgtaacgagttctgattgggccagcgcttcccgtgttgtgattggacagcagcttagcgcactttgcccggaaagatcccgcctcttaccataacggggagatacaagcgctgaatgcgcgctcttctctacgtgggagagcaacaagaccacgccccctattttgcatgttcttgtgggcggagggttcgtcaacaaacggttctagtgacgtcattacatccctgcacttcctgctgaagtccaaagcggccattcgctgtaggctttgaaagggaacttctgttaaataaaatacctCGCTTgccattgaactttgagcgttatcattttacaggtattatttatgctctaacagcaacatttcacactaactaaagtttgaaagatctTTAAAGATCGAaaaatcgcgaagaacaggaactttaaaaatgatgttgtgacgttactctgtgcgtttgctcagcggctgcggttcacactgctaagaggaAAGCGCTCCTGTCAAATAAAACCTCGAAAACCgagagtaacgcagatatgacgcaattgacaggtgactcctCAGGCGCTatgctcagacgtcccggctccttggttaaaatagcaattttctcacaatttacaaatagttggaaacatttgggatattttaagtactcaactgaacaaaatatataacattggcctagtggtttttggatattatactgcaaaaatactacatagtgcacctttaaaaacaaCTTGACATTTCAAATAAAGATATCATTGCAACGTTATGCCACTAGGTGGCGATACTATGCATTTTTCATTGAATCATACATTCAAAAGATTTTTCAAAAatcgctgattcatccagtaatgatgCAAATGAATTCTTAGTATATCATTAAATAATTCATTCAAACTGATAAAAAATGACATGTTGTTTAGATCTAGGTctattcagaatttttttttaaatgtttttggtgATTCTCAGTTTAACCAGAATGTtagaataatcaaatgtaaaaatcttAAAAGAACTGAAATGTTCTTAATGATTTTATTTCAGAAAGTGAATTCCGTTTAACTGTGCTTTTCATAAACTGAGTTTTTCATAAAACGGCTGTCGCACCACTTAAACTGCAGGAGATTAACTAGTGCTGctctttttacacatttttctaTGACTAAGACTTTCATtgacacacactttctctttctcttgttCCTCATGCCTGTACAGCCGTTACTATGGTGACCCCCATTAACGATTTGCAAGGATGGGAGCCGGGCTCCATGGTGAAGGGAGAGAGACTGATGCGCTGCAAGCTGGCTAGCGTACACCGTCTGTTGGATCTGTACGGCTGGGCCCAGCTGGCCAATACGTGCCTCACAGTAAGGAAACACGACCCATAAAGACTTCTGTCAGTATGCCAAGGCTCCTGAAAGTGCTCCCTGTGCAACTTTTGTCTAAGAGCTTGATTGATTAAACAGGCTGTAATAAATGTGATTTATGTGATTAAGGGTGTTCACAGTTGGCATGTTTGGTCCGAACACCAAACCTAAAGACACCGAACCTAAAGGTGCAGCCAGGGATATGTTCGCAACCTGACTGGTCGTTTTTTTATTACGCATATTTCATTCGAACCACATTAGAGTTTGTTTAGAAGcagaccgagacccatcttttcagTTGCCTTGGCCtttggatggcagcgttcacacttaatcaaatgaaccgcactaacagagcaatcgcagcagggttcgttttaatcgaggtaaacatgccaagtgtgaacactgCCCCGGTGTGCTCCGAACAAGCGGAGAACAAACCCAGTCTGCTTCCAAATGAACTCTGGTGCAGTTTGAATAATTTAGAAATGCAACATgaaccaaagacatgtaaaagaaccaaaaacaggacattatgtcaatcaatcaatcaactttatttataaagcacttttacaagacaatattgcaacaaaatttgattcggctggacgtcgttctggagaaaatgtTATCATAATTGATCGcctagcaacaatgttggcaaatCAGTATTGTAGTTTATACAATGAAATAAGACTTAATTAATTTGAtgtgtatatttagttgaataacttagatcataatttgtCAAAAGTTGTgaccctaaaaaggacagaatgctcACGCATACCTGTATTTTCTCCTAATAGTCGTAATGTTGTCCATCACAGTTCAGTACAGGCATCAGAACCGTCTCCTCGCAACAGATTTCcgttgtgtgtgtgacggagggaTTCCTGCCGCTGGTTTGACTCCTTTATACATTTCATAAGCTATTcacgagttctcagctggtcaaaataccatcGTATGTAGCTACGCACACACAGCAAGTGCATTTAGCCCAGAACACAGCATGGTTTTAGATGTTCAGTAAGTTCCGTCACAAAATATACGTAAATAAAAGcagaccaatcaggttgtgaataGATCCCTATGCTTTTCTGTATCTTTAGGTGGGGTATTAAAATGCCAATTTGAATGCTAAGCTGACCAGTAAGTTAGTTAGGTTAGTTTCGTCCGGAcccaaaaaaaatattcagtcCTGGTCTAGCGTTGAGATTGACATTTTAATCACCGAAACCTAGAGATACCGAGCCTATGGGCATAGGGATATGTGCTTGAGCATCCTGTCCTTTTTAGGGTCTCATCTCcctgtttttggtttgtttacatGTTCATGGTTTATGTTTTGTTCATATCTTTTGGAAGCAGACCCAGATTCAACTTTCTGCGGCCTTGGTCAGCTTTTTaattcaaatgaactgcactAACAAAGCAATTTCACCTGGGTTCGTTTTACTTGAACTAAACATGGCAAGTTTTTTTTGGTCCGAACTAAGCGAACCGAACTAACACACaaaagtgtgaaaacacaaacGTGCTGATCCTACTGTCTGAGATTCTTAAGCTTACCAAggctataggcctatatatacagtaaaaaagaaaagttaTGTTATAGAACTGTGTCCTATTTTGtcctatattttaaaatgtaatttattcatgtcgaattttcagcagccattactgtcacatgatccttcagaaatccttctatATATCatattctcaaaaaaatgtgttgaaaaCTGAGACTTCTTTTCCAGATTCTTTGAGTAGAAagctacagcatttattaaaaatataattcttttctaacttttataaatgtccttactgtcacttttgatcaatttgatCACTGCTGAATACAAGTATaaatttcttctttttaaaaaaaatattactgaccCTAAAATGTTCGTAACATGGCGTGAACATGTCTGCTTATAAACTGTTATATAATTCATGCTTATGATCAAAAAAAGTAAGTTCACGTATAGTGCACTTTAAATAACCATACACAGCTGCCAGTGAGTCTATCACTTCTGGGGGATATTAAGCTGattaaaaatactgaattatttCTGCTGCATTTACATTAGCATACATATTCACGTCTATCGCTCCTTCACCCAGTCTATAGGGATTTGAGAGTTTTAAAAAGCCTGTCCTTTTGAGAAGTGATTTTGAGATCAAGTCTAGTAAAAAGAAGTGTGAAAAATCAagactcttaaagggatagttcactttttttttttttaaatacttctgtcattaattaccctAATTTGGTTCTGAACATTATTTTCTTTCATGGAACACAAACATAGATATGTTTATGTTATTTCATTGCTAACAAGTCATCCAAATGTGACTAAAATGTAACACGGCTGCACCATAAAAGTTAGGAATTACACTACAGTCTAGCACAGACCGAAATGTAAGACAGTATCTCTGCAAATCTCATGAAAATCTGTATGGGTTTGGAAGGACATGAAGAtgagtaaatgtttttttcatttatgggtgaacaatccctttaaccTCAGGTTGCTCTAGGGAGATTGTTCCTGTAATTAACTacaagttgctttggataatagcatctctttctctctgcagATGCGTGTTAGTAAAGAACAGGAACATTTCCTTGTGTTGCCGAACGGTCTGGGCTATGGGGAGGTGACTGCGTCCAGTCTGGTGAGAGactgtccacacacacacacacacacgcacacgcacacacgcacgcacactaAACAAACTTGTTTCTCTTGTGTCCTGCAAGATTTCTCCTGAAGATAGCGTTTCACTGTACTAAAGCGTTCAAATGAAGGTCAATAGAAAAAGGAGTGCCATCCCAGTTTGAGATTGTGTGTATTATTTGCTGATAAAAACAGAAAGATTCAGTGTGTTCAACATTTTTCTGGACATATTTTGTACATTGTTGCAAAAATATGGCATTAGCGATTGCTACTCTTGCAAATCTTGTCCATGCATGTATACAAATCGTATCATAAATTGTGacttaaataagaaaaaatatagttcaaagtttttacatttatgcatttggcagacacttttatccaaagcgactaacattgcattcaaggtacacatttaacatttttgtcaattcttgctttccctgggaattgaacccatgaccttggtgttgctagcgccatgctctactcattgagctacaggaaagaccaaaaatgtgtatatttgatttattatatatatttttatatttatatatatatatatatatatatatatatatatatatatatatatatatatatatatatatataaatatatattatatatatttaaatataaaaatatatattatatatatttttatatttaaatataaatttaaatataaatttgtatttataaaaaatgcaCACTTCCTGATTTTGCAGAGTTAGCTGCGTTTCTGGGTCACCATATCTTCTGTCCGAAAACTGAATCCTAACCATATTCCTACTCCTAaagctacactctaaaaaaacacTGGGTTGATTTAACTCAGCAAGTTCAagaagtaattcaagtgtaatcgaCCAACAGAGAACAGTCTCTGTTGTCCCGTTTCCATCTCATGCCGAAGCTTGTATTATGTTCAAGAACTTCTAACTTCAGACCGACCGCCCTGCATTTCTCTCATAACCAAAATATGTGATGACTGGCTACATAATCTGTTCATAAATAATCAATGTACAATtagaagaagatattttaacagtataagtatttatattctctatctttttgaataaaatcataacaTTTTATGCAAGTCATCAGGCGTTTCCATCACACGAAAAGACAGACGTGACACTCGTTTAGGTGACTGTATTGCGCCACTGTATGTTGCTTTGCATGAAATCAAACGATATACAGAACAATTACAAAGGCCTTTCATAATGACAACTATAGTATGTTGAttcatttaattactgaaattcCGTGACATGATCAGTTTCAGGATGATCTAGTGATGTTCTAGTGAAGGCTTGATCAAACCGTGTGCTCTGTATGATGTCCAGGTGAAGGTGAATATTCTCGGGGAGGTGGTAGAGAAAGGCAGCACAGCTCTGGCAGTGGATCTGTCTGCGTTCAGCCTGCACTCTGCAATCTATTCAGCTCGACCGGACGTCCGCTGCCTGCTGCACCTTCACACTCCGGCCACAGCTGCGGTACGTCACACACACGGCTAAGGAAAGTCCCTATTGCTGACACAGCAACTTACAGTGGAGAAAAGAGCATTGTTTTCTAGAGTTTCTCAATTCTCTGACCAAAAAGAATGTCATGTcagcaaatatatttaatatttgtgCTACATACTAATATAAAACGAAATACTTGTTTgtttttatctatctatctatctatctatctatctatctatctatctatctatctatctatctatctatctatctatctatctatctatctatctatctatctatctatctatctatctatctatctatctatctatctatctgtctgtctgtctgtcttacAACTTaccccatccatccattcatccatccatccatccatccatctgtctgtcacaacttaccaaagacatccatccatccatccgtctgtctgtcacaacttaccaaagacatccatccatccatccgtctgtccgtctgtctgtcacaacttaccaaagacatctaaccatccatccgtctgtctgtcacaacttaccaaagacatctatccatccatccgtctgtctgtcacaacttaccaaagacatttatccatccatccgtctgtcacaacttaccaaagacatctatccatccatccgtctgtctgtcacaacttaccaaagacatctatccatccatccgtcggTCTGTCACAACTTACTAAAgacatctatccatccatccgtctgtctgtcacaacttaccaaagacatctatccatccatccgtctgtctgtcacaacttaccaaagacatctaaccatccatccgtctgtctgtcacaacttaccaaagacatctatccatccatccgtctgtcacaacttaccaaagacatctatccatccatccgtctgtctgtcacaacttaccaaagacatctatccatccatccgtcggTCTGTCACAACTTACTAAAgacatctatccatccatccgtctgtctgtcacaacttaccaaagacatctatccatccatccgtctgtctgtcacaacttaccaaagacatctatccatccatctgtctgtctgtccaaaCTTACCAAagacatccatccatccatccgtctgtctgtcacaacttaccaaagacatctatccatccatccgtctgtctgtcacaacttaccaaagacatctatccatccatccgtcggTCTGTCACAACTTACTAAAgacatctatccatccatccgtctgtctgtaacaacttaccaaagacatctatccatccatccgtctgtctgtcacAACTTACTAAAgacatctatccatccatccgtctgtctgtcacaacttaccaaagacatctatccatccatccgtctgtctgtaacaacttaccaaagacatctatccatccatccatccgtctgtctgtcacaacttaccaaagacatctatcatccatccatccatctgtctgtaacaacttaccaaagacatctatccatccatccgtctgtctgtcacaacttaccaaagacatctatccatccatccgtctgtctgtcacAACTTACCAAAGACATCTAACCATCCATCCGTCGGTCTGTCACAACTTACTAAAgacatctatccatccatccgtctgtctgtcacAACTTACTAAAgacatctatccatccattcgtCTGTCTGTCACAACTTACTAAAgacatctatccatccatccatccatccatccatccatccatccttccgtCTGTCACAACTTACTAAAgacatctatccatccatccatccatccatctatccatccgtctgtctgtctgtctgtcacaaCTTACCagacatccatccatccgtctgtctgtctgtctgtctgtctgtcacaaATTACCAAAgacatctatccatccatccgtctgtctgtctgtcacaaCTTACTAAAgacatctatccatccatccatccatccttccgtctgtcacaacttaccaaagacatctatccatccatccatccgtctgtctgttgATCTGCCTGGATCTgtctattttaatgttttatattttttatgttatatatTCTGACTCCCTGGCTAACCACATCATTACTTATTTCattattaaaaaagaattaactaataataattaaaacaatgatAATTCTATTATTCAATTAGCATTTTCAAATTACCtacaaacctgagagcttgacATTGTTGAAGACTTTTTGTTGGCAGATTGTTGACTGCATTCTCTCATTTCTCTTAattgatattatttttattattatagcaATAATCCGCTATTAATCTCTCATGTAGGTATCAGCCATGAAGTGTGGCTTGTTACCGCTATCCCATGAGGCTTTGCTGGTGGGTGAGGTAGCTTATTATGACTATAATGGAGTAATGGAGGATGAGGAGGACAGAGTGGAACTCCAGAAGAGCCTTGGCCCTACATGCAAGGTTAGTTTCTAGATTACAGAAACTTCCCTCAGAACATGATGTTCTTGCGTGGCTCGTGAGGTCAAACAGCGGTTGATGAAATGTTGTTATTGTACAGGTGTTGGTGTTGAGGAACCATGGAATCGTGGCACTGGGAGAGTCAGTGGAGGAGGCCTTTTACACAATCTACCACATCCAAACCGCCTGTCAAACACAGgtagggggaaaaaagaaaattacagCCCTTCCCATGACGGCTAATGCTAGTGTTCAGAGACTGAGATACCCCGTGAAAGTGAATTTatagtaaaaatatatttatactttGCTATTTCATCAGCTACATATAGTGCAATGCGAGCGATTTGTGTACAGAAAAAATACCTTTTTTCGGCCATTTACAAAGAACACTTTTTTGTTGAACATATTTTAACTTGAGCATCACATCATGTACCATGACACAAAAGTTATCTGTGAATAGCCCCTGAAACATCTACCAGTGCAACACTTATTTATACATGGTATACCAATGAACGCAATCTGGAATGACTGGAAAAGTCATCTAAATTTGTTAGTCAAACCTGTGAGTCCCATGATAGAAAGACAATATGAAGGATTGTGAAAATTGAACGAAGTGCACGGGTTGAGAATAGTTGTGTTGTTAGCTGGTTTGTCCACTCCACACTGAGTCATGCTGCAGTGTTGCTCTGGCCTGGCAGGTGGCAGCACTGTGCAGCGCCGGAGGGGAACAAAACCTAATCATGCTGGACCGCAACATTCACAGGCCCATCTCCAGAGGCACTGTGGGTTGGGCTGGATCCACCTTCGGCCCGATGCACAAGAGCAGGCTGGGAGAACATGAGTTTGAAGCGTTGATGAGGACACTGGATAATCTGGttagtttatttaaatttagaGTGCCCCTATttgctattttaaatgttttacattttgttttggatGTCTCCTAGTCCTAcaataggtttacatgcattcaaagttaaaaaaaaacataatatacatCTCGTAAGATACAGTGCACCCATCAACTAATTTATCAGTGTCTGAAACAGTTCGATAAATAATTTTGTCTGTCTAAACCCCTCCTTTCCAAGAGTcatctctgctctgattggtcagctggccCAGTATggtgtgattggtctactgctTACAGCGCATGTtgccaacaaaaaaaactaactgTTTCAGGACTTGGCTACAACTACAGTGTCTGGGGGCAGAATGGAGACCATAAAACAATGTAGACAGTCAAGACCAGAGCAACTGACCTAATTGTAATTTTATAGCTTTAAGACTTGACTTTAGAACATTTGATGATCCTTCTATAGGGTTACCGTACAGGATACGCCTACCGTTTCCCAGTGCTGTTGGAGCGCTCCAGAACCAGGAGAGAGGTGGAGGTACCCGCCACCGTAACGTCATTTTCTTTTCACGAGGATGGAGTTCAACCCCACCCGCGTCTCAATCCACACACCCAGAGGCAACAGCAGAAGACTAGATGGCTGAACACCCCAAATGTCTATCAGAAAGTCAACCAGGACCAGGCCAGCCCAAGACATCGGACTACGGTGAGAGAGCTCTTGCATAATTTGAGTAACCAAATTTTCTATTGTGTAATAATGAGATCTGAGCCTAATTTTTAGCACTAACACCAAGTATGCACACAATTTGGTTGACAGAGATTCGGACTCTCCAGCCGGAGTTTTACATTTTGGCATGTAAGCCATGCAACAATACCTCCAATTGTGTGACCTAAGCTGACCAGATTTCTGATATTGAAACCGGGGAAATTTCCTAGTTTAGttgtcaaaatataatttaaaaactaA from Pseudorasbora parva isolate DD20220531a chromosome 3, ASM2467924v1, whole genome shotgun sequence carries:
- the add2 gene encoding beta-adducin isoform X3, translating into MKKEGSSSNLWALRQIVDFMATHGSPAALPVAPSTVTMVTPINDLQGWEPGSMVKGERLMRCKLASVHRLLDLYGWAQLANTCLTMRVSKEQEHFLVLPNGLGYGEVTASSLVKVNILGEVVEKGSTALAVDLSAFSLHSAIYSARPDVRCLLHLHTPATAAVSAMKCGLLPLSHEALLVGEVAYYDYNGVMEDEEDRVELQKSLGPTCKVLVLRNHGIVALGESVEEAFYTIYHIQTACQTQVAALCSAGGEQNLIMLDRNIHRPISRGTVGWAGSTFGPMHKSRLGEHEFEALMRTLDNLGYRTGYAYRFPVLLERSRTRREVEVPATVTSFSFHEDGVQPHPRLNPHTQRQQQKTRWLNTPNVYQKVNQDQASPRHRTTWQKSEEIAQASGQAIKIENPNQFVPLFTNPQEVLETRNKIREQNRQDMKTAGPRSQVLASVITDNSPPSPETIEPPAAPEPETPNPFNELTDQELEEYRKEVQRKQHGQQDGVEEVVNDTGISPTTSPIKTSASDGKATEVVQNDKGDEKKQQEELEKQMKALSITDSSETTPSAPPTAPPNKPAGNTPEGSPSKSPSKKKKKFKAPCFLKKSKKQKEKVES
- the add2 gene encoding beta-adducin isoform X2; translation: MSRSPTPKGTPVQHSPVDGECLEGEMIQSPQQSTPSSGLKKRVSSLLQSPSFREELDVLIQEQMKKEGSSSNLWALRQIVDFMATHGSPAALPVAPSTVTMVTPINDLQGWEPGSMVKGERLMRCKLASVHRLLDLYGWAQLANTCLTMRVSKEQEHFLVLPNGLGYGEVTASSLVKVNILGEVVEKGSTALAVDLSAFSLHSAIYSARPDVRCLLHLHTPATAAVSAMKCGLLPLSHEALLVGEVAYYDYNGVMEDEEDRVELQKSLGPTCKVLVLRNHGIVALGESVEEAFYTIYHIQTACQTQVAALCSAGGEQNLIMLDRNIHRPISRGTVGWAGSTFGPMHKSRLGEHEFEALMRTLDNLGYRTGYAYRFPVLLERSRTRREVEVPATVTSFSFHEDGVQPHPRLNPHTQRQQQKTRWLNTPNVYQKVNQDQASPRHRTTWQKSEEIAQASGQAIKIENPNQFVPLFTNPQEVLETRNKIREQNRQDMKTAGPRSQVLASVITDNSPPSPETIEPPAAPEPETPNPFNELTDQELEEYRKEVQRKQHGQQDDGKATEVVQNDKGDEKKQQEELEKQMKALSITDSSETTPSAPPTAPPNKPAGNTPEGSPSKSPSKKKKKFKAPCFLKKSKKQKEKVES
- the add2 gene encoding beta-adducin isoform X1, which encodes MSRSPTPKGTPVQHSPVDGECLEGEMIQSPQQSTPSSGLKKRVSSLLQSPSFREELDVLIQEQMKKEGSSSNLWALRQIVDFMATHGSPAALPVAPSTVTMVTPINDLQGWEPGSMVKGERLMRCKLASVHRLLDLYGWAQLANTCLTMRVSKEQEHFLVLPNGLGYGEVTASSLVKVNILGEVVEKGSTALAVDLSAFSLHSAIYSARPDVRCLLHLHTPATAAVSAMKCGLLPLSHEALLVGEVAYYDYNGVMEDEEDRVELQKSLGPTCKVLVLRNHGIVALGESVEEAFYTIYHIQTACQTQVAALCSAGGEQNLIMLDRNIHRPISRGTVGWAGSTFGPMHKSRLGEHEFEALMRTLDNLGYRTGYAYRFPVLLERSRTRREVEVPATVTSFSFHEDGVQPHPRLNPHTQRQQQKTRWLNTPNVYQKVNQDQASPRHRTTWQKSEEIAQASGQAIKIENPNQFVPLFTNPQEVLETRNKIREQNRQDMKTAGPRSQVLASVITDNSPPSPETIEPPAAPEPETPNPFNELTDQELEEYRKEVQRKQHGQQDGVEEVVNDTGISPTTSPIKTSASDGKATEVVQNDKGDEKKQQEELEKQMKALSITDSSETTPSAPPTAPPNKPAGNTPEGSPSKSPSKKKKKFKAPCFLKKSKKQKEKVES